The proteins below are encoded in one region of Oncorhynchus gorbuscha isolate QuinsamMale2020 ecotype Even-year linkage group LG01, OgorEven_v1.0, whole genome shotgun sequence:
- the zgc:172182 gene encoding coiled-coil domain-containing protein 89, whose translation MASPHRSPKDLRKMIRETKQDMDDVHKSLEKLRGLSLEERTESGMLRSRIDEQSSLICILKQRADDMLLRCQALERINSELEDLRADVQTELDKEKKRSMQLEQRFMDLAANHQELIHFKDEYKRQNAKLKQENERLQEENDKLFSKDLQDKEAVVLKLTQELRDLAEQHRSLDNEYQGKTTGFKTKLKGLMDLHHTKEASLQGELHDAQRQLSNAVEMCTELDQQLKKARENDSLKGTEMQKKMEVLAKEKDKFLDLSMKRGKLIQDKQVEIQQLETKRQEVEKNRAAAEERFEREAAVVNTNLKVRELQHALDQSVNTCNKLKKDFEAYKNHSNDLLEKEKELNANLRHMIG comes from the exons ATGGCATCACCCCACAGAAGTCCAAAAGACTTAAGGaagatgataagagagaccaaACAG GACATGGACGATGTCCACAAGTCTTTGGAGAAACTGCGTGGCCTTTCCCTGGAAGAGAGGACGGAGTCAGGGATGCTGCGGTCAAGGATAGACGAGCAATCGAGTTTGATTTGCATTTTGAAACAAAGAGCAGACGACATGCTTCTTCGTTGTCAGGCTCTGGAGAGGATCAACTCTGAGTTAGAAGACCTGAGAGCAGACGTACAGACCGAACTTGACAAGGAAAAGAAGAGATCCATGCAGTTAGAGCAAAGGTTTATGGATCTGGCAGCCAACCATCAGGAGCTGATACATTTCAAGGACGAGTACAAAAGACAGAATGCCAAACTAAAACAGGAGAACGAACGACTTCAGGAAGAGAACGATAAACTTTTCTCTAAAGACTTACAAGACAAAGAAGCAGTTGTTTTGAAACTAACACAAGAACTGAGAGACCTTGCTGAGCAACATCGAAGTCTTGATAATGAATATCA GGGAAAAACAACTGGGTTCAAGACCAAACTTAAAGGGCTCATGGATCTCCATCATACTAAGGAGGCGTCCTTACAAGGTGAATTGCATGATGCTCAAAGACAGCTGAGCAATGCAGTGGAGATGTGCACAG AACTTGATCAACAGCTTAAAAAAGCAAGAGAAAATGATTCATTGAAAGGGACAGAGATGCAGAAAAAAATGGAGGTCTTGGCCAAGGAAAAAGACAAATTCTTGGATCTCTCGATGAAAAGGGGGAAACTAATACAG GATAAACAGGTGGAAATCCAGCAGTTGGAGACAAAAAGGCAAGAGGTGGAAAAAAACAGGGCTGCTGCAGAAGAAAG GTTTGAAAGAGAGGCAGCTGTGGTGAACACTAATTTGAAAGTCAGAGAACTCCAGCATGCTCTTGATCAGTCTGTGAACACTTGCAACAAGCTGAAGAAG